The Acidimicrobiia bacterium genome has a window encoding:
- a CDS encoding adenylate/guanylate cyclase domain-containing protein — MPVKRPTGTVTFLFADIEGSTRLLQTLGARYGGLLSDYHRLVREVGASHRGVEVDESGDGFLIVFSTAADAVAAAVALQREMANRSWPDGIEVRVRIGIHTGEIDMVGSKYVGVELHRAARIGALAYGGQVLASSAAVSLLGNRLGDEVQLVDLGSHRLKDLDDPSQLYQISIEGLPDHFPSPRSVGSAVPTNLPAHLTSFVGRADEIRKVSSLLEAGRLVTLTGVGGTGKTRLATEVASTVAEGYLDGVWFVELGSVTDAKSVPRAVATALGIRDQRGESTVDTIVATLRAATALVVLDNCEHLLSAAGSFARSLLVACPRVRVLATSRESLGVEGEAVTIVPSLDVPTSGEEGVTVMAYSSVRLFAERAELVSSGFSVDESNAGAIAQICRRLDGVPLAIELAAARVRTLSPADISQRLAHRFRLLTGGSAGAVPRHATLEAAVSWSYELLREQERWMFDRLCVFVGGFDLPAAHSVCTQEGMGEFEILDLLSGLVDKSMIIVDRDVDGVTRYRMLETLREFGRGRLGSRDLLDETRDLHARHFVELAERLARDRLGPDQRGRFRQFEADHDNFLATIAWLDAEWDPRSLVRLVTALSPFWDDLGYWSVARRHHVLARRAADEVEPKSRARLLLAGVVVAVPEDPEEAAALANEALHIAESLADPVLRAGALVALGYSSIHRFRAGEAVETLEEAVRVAREAGEDWVVAMALLSLGNALSYTARSDEAAAVLVEAATLAERIGDFALAANSLGMIGSTYLREGSADEALAFARRSLDLFRDLGSRIGQGHALETIGATLLGHGVRDEAVDTLWEAHRLLAGVGDQHCVARAERLLAVADMQAGELDAALKRLQTSVETSHRVKDRLNLARSMENLASLAARRGDDERAALLFGAGVALRRVIGVERLGGEEHEGEEERRRIEDHRSDPSIEAAWVRGEAMTEDEAVRTILG, encoded by the coding sequence GGAGATGGCAAACAGATCCTGGCCTGACGGGATCGAAGTCCGGGTTCGGATCGGCATACACACCGGCGAGATCGACATGGTCGGGTCCAAGTACGTCGGGGTCGAGCTGCATCGCGCGGCTCGGATAGGTGCCCTCGCCTACGGAGGGCAGGTGCTGGCGTCCTCGGCGGCCGTTTCCCTTCTCGGGAATCGGCTGGGGGACGAGGTCCAGCTCGTGGACCTCGGGTCCCATCGCCTCAAGGACCTCGATGACCCCTCGCAGCTCTATCAGATCTCCATCGAGGGCCTTCCCGATCACTTCCCCTCGCCACGATCCGTCGGGTCGGCGGTGCCGACCAATCTCCCCGCCCATCTGACCAGCTTCGTCGGCCGGGCAGACGAGATCCGAAAGGTCAGTTCGCTCCTCGAGGCCGGCCGCCTCGTCACCCTCACCGGAGTGGGTGGGACGGGGAAGACTCGCCTGGCGACCGAGGTCGCCTCGACCGTCGCCGAGGGGTACCTCGATGGCGTCTGGTTCGTGGAGCTGGGGTCCGTCACCGACGCCAAGAGCGTGCCTCGAGCCGTCGCCACCGCGCTCGGTATACGCGACCAGCGGGGTGAGTCCACGGTGGACACGATCGTCGCAACGTTGCGTGCCGCCACCGCCCTTGTCGTCCTGGACAACTGCGAGCACTTGCTGTCCGCCGCCGGGTCGTTCGCGCGGTCCCTGCTGGTCGCATGCCCGCGGGTCAGGGTGCTGGCGACGAGTCGGGAGTCGCTGGGTGTGGAGGGTGAGGCAGTGACCATCGTCCCGTCACTCGACGTTCCCACGAGCGGCGAGGAGGGAGTCACGGTCATGGCGTACTCGTCGGTTCGACTGTTCGCCGAGAGGGCCGAACTGGTCAGCTCCGGGTTCTCGGTGGACGAGTCCAATGCGGGCGCGATAGCCCAGATCTGCCGACGATTGGATGGGGTTCCGCTGGCCATCGAACTGGCGGCGGCCCGGGTCAGGACTCTGAGCCCGGCCGACATCTCCCAGCGACTCGCGCACCGGTTTCGGCTCCTCACCGGTGGGTCCGCCGGGGCGGTGCCTCGGCACGCGACGCTGGAGGCGGCAGTGTCGTGGAGCTATGAGCTTCTGCGGGAGCAGGAGAGGTGGATGTTCGACCGTCTCTGTGTGTTCGTCGGCGGTTTCGATCTCCCTGCGGCTCACTCCGTTTGCACACAGGAAGGGATGGGCGAGTTCGAGATCCTCGACTTGCTCTCTGGCCTCGTCGACAAGTCGATGATCATCGTCGATCGGGATGTCGACGGCGTGACCCGCTATCGCATGCTCGAGACCCTGCGCGAGTTCGGCCGCGGCCGACTCGGGTCCCGCGACCTCCTGGACGAGACCCGCGACTTGCACGCTCGCCACTTCGTGGAGCTCGCCGAGCGGCTCGCTCGCGACCGGCTTGGCCCCGATCAGCGCGGCCGCTTTCGTCAGTTCGAGGCCGATCACGACAACTTCCTGGCCACGATCGCGTGGCTGGATGCCGAGTGGGACCCGCGCTCTCTGGTCCGACTCGTCACCGCGTTGAGCCCGTTCTGGGACGACTTGGGCTATTGGTCCGTGGCGCGACGCCACCACGTACTGGCTCGGAGGGCGGCCGACGAGGTGGAACCGAAGAGCAGGGCGCGCCTCCTGCTCGCCGGGGTCGTGGTCGCGGTGCCCGAGGATCCCGAGGAGGCGGCGGCGCTCGCCAACGAGGCACTCCACATTGCGGAGAGCCTCGCCGATCCCGTGCTCCGTGCCGGGGCACTGGTTGCTCTCGGATACTCCAGCATCCACCGATTTCGTGCTGGCGAGGCCGTCGAGACCCTGGAGGAGGCGGTGAGAGTTGCTCGAGAGGCGGGCGAGGATTGGGTCGTCGCCATGGCGCTGTTGTCATTGGGAAACGCCCTTTCCTACACGGCGCGTTCCGACGAGGCGGCCGCTGTCCTCGTCGAGGCAGCAACGCTCGCCGAGCGTATCGGCGATTTCGCTCTCGCCGCCAACTCCCTCGGTATGATCGGGTCGACCTACCTGCGGGAGGGGAGCGCTGACGAGGCGCTCGCCTTCGCGCGGCGCAGTCTCGACCTGTTCCGCGACCTGGGGTCCAGGATCGGCCAGGGCCATGCTCTCGAGACGATCGGAGCGACGCTGCTCGGCCATGGGGTCCGTGACGAGGCTGTGGACACCCTCTGGGAAGCCCACCGCCTGCTGGCGGGCGTCGGCGATCAGCACTGCGTCGCCCGCGCCGAGCGGTTGCTGGCGGTGGCCGACATGCAGGCAGGTGAGCTGGACGCAGCGCTGAAACGACTCCAAACGAGCGTCGAGACGAGCCATCGGGTCAAGGACCGCCTCAATCTTGCTCGGTCGATGGAGAACCTGGCATCCCTCGCGGCGCGCCGCGGCGACGACGAGCGAGCTGCGCTGTTGTTCGGAGCGGGGGTCGCCCTGCGACGCGTCATCGGCGTCGAACGGCTCGGCGGTGAGGAGCACGAGGGCGAGGAGGAGCGCCGCCGTATCGAGGACCACCGTTCAGACCCGTCGATTGAAGCTGCTTGGGTCCGTGGAGAGGCCATGACTGAGGACGAGGCGGTGCGGACCATCCTGGGCTGA